Proteins encoded by one window of Mycteria americana isolate JAX WOST 10 ecotype Jacksonville Zoo and Gardens chromosome 26, USCA_MyAme_1.0, whole genome shotgun sequence:
- the STAT6 gene encoding signal transducer and activator of transcription 6 isoform X2 produces the protein MSLWSIISHMPQEEFSGLFTEFPRSLRCLLADWLENQPWEFINGSDAFCTSMASGMLSAMLEKLRSAAGSDGQQCQILQQVSSIENAYRRDPLRLVAILKAILEGEKAAVLKRDRHLPLSFHRRQEELKFSLGLQRLQHRVHEIQVLRDGPAASRQLNTRDPQLKTDTKPPESELPTLILEAVKELEAAKQQVLKRIQIWKRQQQLAGNGALFEENLAPLQKRCESLVEVYFQLHQQVMAASTELGAELLPRLLERFNEVLSSLVKSSFLVEKQPPQVLKTQTKFQASVRFLLGPQLLKASAKPYMVRADMVTEKQARELALSAYSNTLSESTGEIMHNVVALETNPTSGTCCANFKNVLLKKIKRCERKGSESVTEEKCAVLFSTTVALTPSNLSVHLQVLSLPIVVIVHGNQDNNAKATVLWDNAFSEIDRVPFVVAERVPWEKMCDTLNLKFMAEVQTTKGLLKEHYFFLAQKIFNDHSASLEDFQSRSVSWAQFNKEILPGRGFTFWQWFDGVLDLTKRCLKSYWSDRLIIGFISKQYVCKLLSTEPDGTFLLRFSDSEIGGVTIAHVIRGKDGSGQVENIQPFSAKDLSIRSLGDRIRDLGQLRNLYPNTPKDQAFGSHYNKEQTGKDGRGYVSTAIKMTVESERDQQPQSAAGGPLEAPQAQMFSLPVLQPELHPESLQSVLSPICPPAPFCPQPIPTGYPAGESNISMMVSDNLGSSFPSTSPMLSPSLVMDPALPRCQDLAFRNPLPFMPNQYVTGEASQLLSGGPSPEPQDEEMPELAPFTPMVDPPLQSSPRMPPSMDLPPSSDFDQFLQEMSLEGPALCAPFTPPLQRSGYPSPNASCWGLGESRWDDSVRPGHA, from the exons AACGCCTACCGGCGGGACCCGCTGCGGCTGGTGGCCATCCTGAAAGCGATCCTGGAGGGCGAGAAGGCCGCTGTGCTCAAGAGG gaCCGCCACCTGCCCCTCAGCTTCCACCGGCGGCAGGAGGAGCTGAAGTTCAGTCTGGggctgcagcggctgcagcaCCGCGTCCACGAGATCCAGGTGCTGCGGGACGGCCCTGCAG cctctcGGCAGCTGAACACGCGGGACCCACAGCTGAAGACAGACACGAAACCCCCGGAGAGC GAGCTGCCCACCCTGATCCTGGAGGCCGTGAAAGAGCTGGAGGCAGCCAAGCAGCAGGTACTGAAGAGGATCCAAATctggaagaggcagcagcagctggcggGGAATGGGGCCCTCTTTGAGGAGAACCTAGCTCCGCTGCAGAAGAG GTGCGAGAGCCTGGTCGAGGTTTACTTCCAGCTGCACCAGCAGGTGATGGCGGCAAGCACGGAgctgggggctgagctgctgcccCGGCTCCTGGAGCGGTTCAACGAAGTGTTATCCAGCCTGGTCAAGAG cTCCTTCCTGGTGGAGAAGCAGCCCCCGCAGGTGCTGAAGACCCAGACCAAGTTCCAGGCGAGCGTGCGGTTCCTGCTGGGCCCCCAGCTGCTGAAGGCGTCAGCCAAGCCCTACATGGTGCGGGCCGACATGGTGACGGAGAAGCAGGCGCGGGAGCTGGCGCTCAGCGCCTACAGCAACACCCTCAG cgAGAGCACGGGGGAGATCATGCATAACGTGGTGGCCCTGGAGACCAACCCCACCAGTGGGACCTGCTGTGCCAACTTCAAGAACGTG CTGCTGAAGAAGATCAAGCGCTGTGAGCGGAAGGGATCCGAGTCAGTGACGGAGGAGAAGTGTGCCGTCCTATTCAGCACCACCGTGGCCCTGACCCCCAGCAACCTCTCCGTCCACCTCCAG GTCCTGTCTCTGCCCATCGTGGTCATCGTCCACGGGAACCAGGACAATAACGCCAAAGCAACCGTGCTGTGGGATAACGCCTTTTCCGAGATT GACCGGGTGCCCTTTGTGGTGGCCGAGCGGGTGCCTTGGGAGAAGATGTGCGATACGCTGAACCTGAAGTTCATGGCGGAGGTGCAGACCACCAAGGGGCTTCTCAAGGAGCACTACTTCTTCCTGGCCCAGAAGATCTTTAACGACCACAGCGCCAGCCTCGAGGACTTCCAGAGCCGCAGTGTCTCCTGGGCCCAGTTCAACAAG GAGATCCTGCCTGGTCGGGGATTCACCTTCTGGCAGTGGTTTGATGGAGTCCTCGACCTCACCAAGAGATGCCTCAAAAGTTACTGGTCAGACAG GCTCATCATCGGCTTCATCAGCAAGCAGTACGTCTGCAAACTCCTGAGCACGGAGCCTGACGGGACCTTCCTGCTCCGCTTCAGTGACTCAGAGATCGGGGGTGTCACTATCGCTCACGTCATCCGGGGCAAGGACG GGTCCGGCCAGGTGGAGAACATCCAGCCCTTCTCTGCCAAGGACCTGTCCATCCGGTCTCTCGGCGACCGCATCCGCGACCTGGGGCAGCTCCGCAACCTCTACCCCAACACCCCCAAGGACCAGGCGTTCGGGAGTCACTACAACA AAGAGCAGACAGGCAAGGACGGCCGGGGCTACGTCTCCACTGCCATCAAGATGACAGTGGAAAGCGAAAG ggaccagcagccccagagcgCTGCGGGGGGCCCCCTCGAGGCCCCCCAGGCTCAGATGTTCAGCCTGCCCGTTCTGCAGCCTGAGCTGCACCCCGAGAGCCTGCAGTCGGTGCTCAGCCCCATCTG cccccctgctcccttctgcccccagcccatccccacgGGCTACCCTGCAGGTGAGAGCAACATCAGCATGATGGTCTCCGACAACCTCGGGTCCTCCTTTCCCAG CACGTCACCGATGCTCTCGCCGTCCCTGGTCATGGaccccgcgctgccccgctgccAAGACCTTGCCTTTAGGAACCCCTT GCCCTTCATGCCCAACCAGTATGTGACGGGGGAGGCCTCGCAGCTGCTGTCCGGGGGCCCCTCGCCAGAGCCGCAGGACGAGGAGATGCCCGAACTGGCCCCGTTCACACCGATGGTGGACCCGCCGCTGCAGAGCTCCCCAAG GATGCCGCCCAGCATGGACCTGCCACCCAGCTCGGACTTCGACCAGTTCCTGCAGGAGATGTCCCTGGAGGGCCCTGCGCTGTGTGCCCCCTTCACGCCCCCCCTGCAGCGCAGCGGGTACCCCAGCCCCAACGCCtcttgctgggggctgggggagtcTCGGTGGGATGACAGCGTCCGGCCAGGGCACGCGTGa
- the STAT6 gene encoding signal transducer and activator of transcription 6 isoform X1, whose protein sequence is MSLWSIISHMPQEEFSGLFTEFPRSLRCLLADWLENQPWEFINGSDAFCTSMASGMLSAMLEKLRSAAGSDGQQCQILQQVSSIENAYRRDPLRLVAILKAILEGEKAAVLKRDRHLPLSFHRRQEELKFSLGLQRLQHRVHEIQVLRDGPAASRQLNTRDPQLKTDTKPPESELPTLILEAVKELEAAKQQVLKRIQIWKRQQQLAGNGALFEENLAPLQKRCESLVEVYFQLHQQVMAASTELGAELLPRLLERFNEVLSSLVKSSFLVEKQPPQVLKTQTKFQASVRFLLGPQLLKASAKPYMVRADMVTEKQARELALSAYSNTLSESTGEIMHNVVALETNPTSGTCCANFKNVLLKKIKRCERKGSESVTEEKCAVLFSTTVALTPSNLSVHLQVLSLPIVVIVHGNQDNNAKATVLWDNAFSEIDRVPFVVAERVPWEKMCDTLNLKFMAEVQTTKGLLKEHYFFLAQKIFNDHSASLEDFQSRSVSWAQFNKEILPGRGFTFWQWFDGVLDLTKRCLKSYWSDRLIIGFISKQYVCKLLSTEPDGTFLLRFSDSEIGGVTIAHVIRGKDGSGQVENIQPFSAKDLSIRSLGDRIRDLGQLRNLYPNTPKDQAFGSHYNKEQTGKDGRGYVSTAIKMTVESERDQQPQSAAGGPLEAPQAQMFSLPVLQPELHPESLQSVLSPICPPAPFCPQPIPTGYPAGESNISMMVSDNLGSSFPSTSPMLSPSLVMDPALPRCQDLAFRNPLPFMPNQYVTGEASQLLSGGPSPEPQDEEMPELAPFTPMVDPPLQSSPRWMPPSMDLPPSSDFDQFLQEMSLEGPALCAPFTPPLQRSGYPSPNASCWGLGESRWDDSVRPGHA, encoded by the exons AACGCCTACCGGCGGGACCCGCTGCGGCTGGTGGCCATCCTGAAAGCGATCCTGGAGGGCGAGAAGGCCGCTGTGCTCAAGAGG gaCCGCCACCTGCCCCTCAGCTTCCACCGGCGGCAGGAGGAGCTGAAGTTCAGTCTGGggctgcagcggctgcagcaCCGCGTCCACGAGATCCAGGTGCTGCGGGACGGCCCTGCAG cctctcGGCAGCTGAACACGCGGGACCCACAGCTGAAGACAGACACGAAACCCCCGGAGAGC GAGCTGCCCACCCTGATCCTGGAGGCCGTGAAAGAGCTGGAGGCAGCCAAGCAGCAGGTACTGAAGAGGATCCAAATctggaagaggcagcagcagctggcggGGAATGGGGCCCTCTTTGAGGAGAACCTAGCTCCGCTGCAGAAGAG GTGCGAGAGCCTGGTCGAGGTTTACTTCCAGCTGCACCAGCAGGTGATGGCGGCAAGCACGGAgctgggggctgagctgctgcccCGGCTCCTGGAGCGGTTCAACGAAGTGTTATCCAGCCTGGTCAAGAG cTCCTTCCTGGTGGAGAAGCAGCCCCCGCAGGTGCTGAAGACCCAGACCAAGTTCCAGGCGAGCGTGCGGTTCCTGCTGGGCCCCCAGCTGCTGAAGGCGTCAGCCAAGCCCTACATGGTGCGGGCCGACATGGTGACGGAGAAGCAGGCGCGGGAGCTGGCGCTCAGCGCCTACAGCAACACCCTCAG cgAGAGCACGGGGGAGATCATGCATAACGTGGTGGCCCTGGAGACCAACCCCACCAGTGGGACCTGCTGTGCCAACTTCAAGAACGTG CTGCTGAAGAAGATCAAGCGCTGTGAGCGGAAGGGATCCGAGTCAGTGACGGAGGAGAAGTGTGCCGTCCTATTCAGCACCACCGTGGCCCTGACCCCCAGCAACCTCTCCGTCCACCTCCAG GTCCTGTCTCTGCCCATCGTGGTCATCGTCCACGGGAACCAGGACAATAACGCCAAAGCAACCGTGCTGTGGGATAACGCCTTTTCCGAGATT GACCGGGTGCCCTTTGTGGTGGCCGAGCGGGTGCCTTGGGAGAAGATGTGCGATACGCTGAACCTGAAGTTCATGGCGGAGGTGCAGACCACCAAGGGGCTTCTCAAGGAGCACTACTTCTTCCTGGCCCAGAAGATCTTTAACGACCACAGCGCCAGCCTCGAGGACTTCCAGAGCCGCAGTGTCTCCTGGGCCCAGTTCAACAAG GAGATCCTGCCTGGTCGGGGATTCACCTTCTGGCAGTGGTTTGATGGAGTCCTCGACCTCACCAAGAGATGCCTCAAAAGTTACTGGTCAGACAG GCTCATCATCGGCTTCATCAGCAAGCAGTACGTCTGCAAACTCCTGAGCACGGAGCCTGACGGGACCTTCCTGCTCCGCTTCAGTGACTCAGAGATCGGGGGTGTCACTATCGCTCACGTCATCCGGGGCAAGGACG GGTCCGGCCAGGTGGAGAACATCCAGCCCTTCTCTGCCAAGGACCTGTCCATCCGGTCTCTCGGCGACCGCATCCGCGACCTGGGGCAGCTCCGCAACCTCTACCCCAACACCCCCAAGGACCAGGCGTTCGGGAGTCACTACAACA AAGAGCAGACAGGCAAGGACGGCCGGGGCTACGTCTCCACTGCCATCAAGATGACAGTGGAAAGCGAAAG ggaccagcagccccagagcgCTGCGGGGGGCCCCCTCGAGGCCCCCCAGGCTCAGATGTTCAGCCTGCCCGTTCTGCAGCCTGAGCTGCACCCCGAGAGCCTGCAGTCGGTGCTCAGCCCCATCTG cccccctgctcccttctgcccccagcccatccccacgGGCTACCCTGCAGGTGAGAGCAACATCAGCATGATGGTCTCCGACAACCTCGGGTCCTCCTTTCCCAG CACGTCACCGATGCTCTCGCCGTCCCTGGTCATGGaccccgcgctgccccgctgccAAGACCTTGCCTTTAGGAACCCCTT GCCCTTCATGCCCAACCAGTATGTGACGGGGGAGGCCTCGCAGCTGCTGTCCGGGGGCCCCTCGCCAGAGCCGCAGGACGAGGAGATGCCCGAACTGGCCCCGTTCACACCGATGGTGGACCCGCCGCTGCAGAGCTCCCCAAGGTG GATGCCGCCCAGCATGGACCTGCCACCCAGCTCGGACTTCGACCAGTTCCTGCAGGAGATGTCCCTGGAGGGCCCTGCGCTGTGTGCCCCCTTCACGCCCCCCCTGCAGCGCAGCGGGTACCCCAGCCCCAACGCCtcttgctgggggctgggggagtcTCGGTGGGATGACAGCGTCCGGCCAGGGCACGCGTGa